Proteins encoded together in one Penaeus vannamei isolate JL-2024 chromosome 9, ASM4276789v1, whole genome shotgun sequence window:
- the LOC113818329 gene encoding transcription factor ATOH1 gives MSVSELLYPVPHQGGYPPFSAAYSGAGQNSPSLPYSVMSHYDHSPSHSVMCSQQCQPATTVSPPVWSSPHPTTSSYSEGRPSPSCSPMSSCESLEAGSPRPWNAQNAGPASWSWGAPGTTHPLLAASSSSSSSSSCASSILASQGKQTKARRKPPKPVARDVIKRRRLAANARERRRMNGLNDAFDRLREVIPALSGNQKLSKFETLQMAQTYITALAELLH, from the coding sequence ATGTCCGTGTCGGAGCTGCTGTACCCCGTGCCCCACCAGGGAGGATACCCGCCCTTCTCCGCCGCGTACAGTGGAGCAGGCCAGAACAGTCCCTCCTTGCCCTACAGTGTTATGTCGCATTACGATCACAGTCCCTCTCACAGTGTCATGTGCAGTCAACAGTGCCAACCCGCGACGACAGTGTCCCCTCCCGTGTGGTCCTCGCCGCACCCCACCACGTCCTCGTACTCCGAAGGGCGCCCCAGTCCCTCCTGCTCGCCCATGAGCAGCTGCGAGAGCCTGGAGGCGGGCTCCCCGCGCCCCTGGAACGCCCAAAACGCCGGCCCTGCGTCCTGGTCGTGGGGCGCCCCTGGAACCACGCACCCGCTCCTGGCGGCCTCCTCGTCCTCCAGTTCCTCGTCGAGCTGCGCCTCGTCCATCCTGGCGTCGCAGGGCAAGCAGACGAAGGCCCGGAGGAAGCCGCCCAAGCCCGTGGCCCGCGACGTGATCAAGAGGCGCCGCCTGGCCGCCAACGCGCGGGAACGGCGCCGCATGAACGGCCTCAACGACGCCTTCGACCGCCTCCGCGAGGTGATCCCGGCGCTCAGCGGCAACCAGAAGCTGTCCAAGTTCGAGACGCTGCAGATGGCGCAGACGTACATCACTGCGCTCGCCGAACTCCTGCACTAG